In Tepidisphaeraceae bacterium, a genomic segment contains:
- a CDS encoding lipopolysaccharide biosynthesis protein, translating to MSNASDKDRFFATDHLKSDLKGRSVRGGAMTVLTQVMRFGVNMGTTVVLARMLSPDDFGLVGMLFAILLFVEMFRDMGLSSATIQQPTITHAQVSTLFWFNILFSVAIASVMVAASPLISAFYGKPELTGIGYGLSLMFLASGFGAQHGALLTRQMRYKVQAIVTVIAMLTSSVASIAAAYYGYGYWALVVGYVLQAVVMTIGLWIASGWIPGLPSRSCNVRPMLKYGVNFAAFGFVNQFARSTDSILIGKYAGATEVGLYTKAYQLVLMPILQINTPLTRVAMPALSRLQDEPERYRAFYVKAVGLATFFGMPVVAFLFVAADAAIELMLGSQWGGAVPLFRILGPAAFFGTFNIATGWVYASLGHTDRQFRWGLITSTVTVIAFVIGLKIAGTEGVAAAFSITYCALTVGPAGLWYCFRGTHMRLGDAWDALWRPGVTSIGAAIATLALMIVVPRSSQPFVALVAQAVIYGAIYFGLWMIVPGGRQRLRDVLGIFKMLRGGRGDGAKPGGFPVQTVPNPPTASVAVAADLATVGPPGDSPAKSSPPVVTP from the coding sequence ATGAGCAACGCTTCCGATAAGGACCGCTTCTTCGCCACCGACCACCTCAAGTCCGACCTCAAGGGCCGTTCGGTGCGTGGCGGGGCAATGACGGTGCTCACGCAGGTGATGCGCTTCGGCGTGAACATGGGCACCACGGTCGTCCTGGCGCGCATGCTGTCGCCGGACGACTTCGGTCTGGTCGGCATGCTGTTCGCGATCCTGCTGTTCGTGGAAATGTTCCGCGACATGGGGCTATCGTCGGCGACGATCCAGCAGCCCACGATCACGCACGCTCAGGTCAGCACCCTGTTCTGGTTCAACATCCTCTTCAGCGTCGCCATCGCCAGCGTGATGGTGGCGGCGTCGCCGCTTATTAGCGCGTTTTACGGAAAGCCGGAACTGACGGGCATCGGGTACGGCCTATCGTTGATGTTCCTGGCCAGCGGTTTCGGCGCGCAGCACGGGGCGCTGTTGACGCGGCAGATGCGCTACAAGGTGCAGGCGATCGTGACGGTCATCGCGATGCTCACCAGTTCCGTCGCGTCCATCGCCGCAGCCTACTATGGGTACGGTTATTGGGCATTGGTGGTGGGGTACGTCCTGCAGGCGGTCGTTATGACGATCGGCCTGTGGATCGCGTCGGGCTGGATCCCCGGCCTGCCCAGCCGCTCGTGCAACGTGCGACCCATGCTGAAGTACGGCGTGAACTTCGCCGCCTTCGGGTTCGTGAACCAGTTTGCCCGCTCGACCGACAGCATCCTGATCGGCAAGTACGCCGGCGCGACCGAGGTGGGTTTGTACACGAAGGCGTACCAACTCGTGTTGATGCCGATCTTGCAGATCAACACCCCGTTGACCCGCGTTGCGATGCCCGCGCTTAGCCGCCTGCAGGACGAGCCGGAACGCTACCGTGCGTTTTACGTCAAGGCTGTGGGCCTGGCGACGTTCTTCGGCATGCCGGTCGTCGCGTTCCTGTTCGTCGCCGCCGACGCTGCGATCGAACTGATGCTGGGCAGCCAGTGGGGCGGTGCCGTCCCACTGTTCCGCATCTTGGGACCGGCCGCGTTTTTCGGCACGTTCAACATCGCCACCGGGTGGGTCTACGCGTCGCTGGGACACACGGATCGGCAGTTCCGGTGGGGCCTGATTACGTCGACGGTCACGGTGATCGCGTTCGTCATCGGCCTGAAGATCGCCGGCACCGAAGGGGTGGCGGCGGCGTTCAGCATCACCTACTGCGCATTGACGGTTGGCCCCGCGGGCCTATGGTACTGTTTCCGCGGCACGCACATGCGCCTGGGCGACGCTTGGGACGCGCTCTGGCGACCAGGCGTCACCTCGATCGGCGCCGCCATCGCGACGCTGGCACTGATGATCGTCGTGCCGCGCTCGTCGCAACCGTTCGTCGCGCTCGTCGCGCAGGCGGTGATCTACGGGGCGATCTACTTCGGCCTGTGGATGATCGTGCCGGGCGGTCGACAACGGTTACGTGACGTGCTCGGGATCTTCAAAATGCTCCGCGGCGGGCGCGGGGATGGTGCCAAACCCGGTGGTTTCCCCGTGCAGACCGTGCCCAATCCACCGACAGCAAGCGTCGCGGTGGCGGCCGACCTCGCGACGGTCGGGCCACCCGGCGATTCGCCCGCCAAGTCTTCCCCACCGGTGGTGACGCCATGA
- a CDS encoding glycosyltransferase family 4 protein, with product MRVAHLHNVRLEAANGIYKAVAGLAMHLPTAGVDVEAWHLDVKAKSIVERKVGTTTIYDLPSYSRGASALRGLPAETRAFIDRRQREIDIVHIHSVFLPNNVSVARRLTTVPYVVSPHGGYGEPVLRGSNRIGKAVWLAISERPMLQRAAFIHTVSEAERDEIKARWPELNVRFVPNGVDLPDEPTDALPQTRDFIFLGRLAVDHKGLDRMVRGFAHYVRSLPAGTKPVRLILAGPDHRGGRAALEQLTADERIGEFVQFAGPVFGPEKLALLNNAMAMVHLSRWEGMPIAILEALSMSMPALLTPETNVGAMVERYSAGVVVQDGDDAAAVAKAFATMAQLADGPLAAMRAAARQLIQDNFTWPIIASQQAALYREACGQFKVAGRAAVGVGGTV from the coding sequence ATGAGGGTCGCGCACCTGCATAACGTCCGCCTCGAGGCGGCCAACGGCATCTACAAGGCCGTCGCCGGCCTCGCGATGCACCTGCCGACCGCGGGCGTTGACGTCGAGGCTTGGCACCTCGATGTTAAGGCCAAGTCCATCGTCGAACGGAAGGTCGGCACGACGACGATCTACGATCTGCCCAGCTACTCGCGCGGCGCCAGCGCGCTGCGCGGTTTGCCCGCCGAGACCCGGGCGTTCATCGACCGGCGGCAACGCGAGATCGACATCGTCCACATACACTCGGTCTTCCTGCCCAACAACGTCTCCGTCGCGCGGCGGCTGACCACCGTGCCGTACGTCGTCTCACCGCACGGTGGGTACGGTGAGCCGGTGCTGCGCGGCAGCAATCGGATCGGCAAGGCGGTGTGGCTCGCGATCAGCGAGCGCCCGATGCTGCAGCGCGCCGCGTTCATCCACACGGTCAGCGAGGCCGAGCGCGACGAGATCAAGGCGCGCTGGCCGGAACTGAACGTGCGTTTCGTCCCCAACGGGGTCGATCTGCCTGACGAACCGACCGACGCGCTTCCCCAAACGCGCGACTTCATCTTCCTCGGTCGCCTGGCCGTCGACCACAAGGGCCTGGATCGCATGGTGCGGGGCTTCGCGCACTACGTCCGCTCATTGCCAGCCGGGACGAAGCCTGTACGCCTGATCCTCGCCGGGCCCGATCACCGTGGCGGGCGCGCTGCGCTTGAACAGCTTACGGCCGACGAACGCATCGGTGAGTTCGTCCAGTTCGCGGGCCCCGTGTTCGGTCCGGAAAAGCTCGCGTTGCTGAACAATGCGATGGCGATGGTGCACCTGAGCCGATGGGAAGGCATGCCGATCGCCATCCTCGAGGCACTGTCGATGTCGATGCCCGCGCTGCTGACGCCCGAGACGAACGTCGGCGCGATGGTCGAACGCTACAGCGCCGGCGTCGTCGTTCAAGACGGTGACGACGCGGCGGCAGTGGCGAAGGCCTTTGCGACGATGGCGCAGTTGGCGGACGGGCCACTGGCAGCGATGCGCGCCGCGGCCCGTCAACTGATTCAGGACAACTTCACCTGGCCGATCATCGCGAGCCAGCAAGCTGCGTTGTACCGTGAGGCGTGCGGGCAGTTTAAGGTCGCGGGCCGCGCCGCCGTCGGTGTCGGTGGGACGGTATAG
- a CDS encoding glycosyltransferase has translation MTAATMQTTPRQFAIFLPALSGGGAERAMVNLAGGLLARGVRVDLVLARATGPYLASVPAGVRIVDLGANKILPKIRALARYLKETRPHGLISCLDNINVASVAQRMAGVQTRVLMSVQNHVSKDLASHGQLKGRLAVALMQWMYPRADGVIAVSHGVADDLVDELGLPRDLVSVIHNPMVNSRINELAAEPVDHPFFAPGAPPVLLGMGRMTQQKDFPTLLRAFAIVRAKRPVRLLILGEGEHRASLESLAGELGITAGLSLPGFVDNPYAYLAKARLFVLSSLWEGLPTVVMESLAAGTAVVSTDCPSGPREILADGAFGELAPMSDPDALAAAIERSLSVEPDRDALRARAQLYSADLSVDRYLAALDAGGPPRTASPHATVTMAGDASRAKASVA, from the coding sequence ATGACCGCTGCGACCATGCAGACAACGCCCCGACAGTTCGCGATCTTCCTGCCCGCGTTATCGGGCGGTGGGGCGGAACGTGCGATGGTCAACCTCGCTGGGGGGCTGTTGGCGCGCGGCGTGCGCGTGGACCTCGTGCTCGCTCGAGCGACCGGACCCTACCTGGCCAGCGTGCCGGCGGGGGTGCGCATCGTCGACCTTGGCGCCAATAAAATCCTGCCAAAAATCCGCGCGCTCGCACGCTACCTCAAGGAAACGCGGCCCCACGGGCTGATCTCCTGCCTCGATAACATCAACGTCGCCTCGGTCGCGCAGCGTATGGCCGGCGTGCAGACGCGCGTGCTGATGAGCGTCCAGAACCACGTGTCGAAGGACCTCGCGAGCCACGGCCAACTCAAGGGCCGGCTGGCGGTCGCGTTGATGCAGTGGATGTACCCGCGCGCCGACGGCGTGATCGCGGTCTCGCACGGTGTGGCCGACGACCTCGTGGACGAACTGGGGCTGCCGCGGGACCTCGTCAGCGTCATCCACAACCCGATGGTGAACAGCCGGATCAACGAGCTGGCCGCCGAGCCGGTCGACCACCCGTTCTTCGCGCCGGGGGCGCCCCCGGTGCTGCTGGGCATGGGACGGATGACCCAACAGAAGGATTTTCCCACGCTGCTGCGCGCGTTCGCGATCGTGCGGGCCAAGCGGCCGGTGCGCCTGTTGATCCTCGGGGAAGGGGAACATCGGGCGTCGCTGGAGTCGCTTGCGGGCGAGTTGGGCATCACCGCCGGCCTGTCGCTCCCCGGCTTTGTCGATAACCCGTACGCCTACCTGGCCAAGGCGCGGCTGTTCGTGCTGTCGTCGTTGTGGGAAGGCCTGCCGACCGTCGTCATGGAATCGCTGGCGGCCGGTACCGCGGTGGTGTCGACCGACTGCCCCAGTGGCCCACGCGAGATATTGGCCGACGGCGCGTTCGGTGAGCTGGCCCCAATGTCCGACCCCGACGCGCTGGCGGCCGCCATCGAGCGGTCGCTGTCGGTCGAACCCGACCGCGACGCGCTGCGCGCCCGCGCGCAGCTCTACTCGGCCGACCTGTCGGTCGACCGCTACTTGGCCGCGCTGGACGCGGGCGGCCCACCACGAACGGCGTCCCCGCACGCCACGGTAACCATGGCCGGCGACGCATCGCGCGCGAAAGCGAGCGTGGCATGA
- a CDS encoding glycosyltransferase family 4 protein — protein MIVTCLSFYTGQGAWGADHSFVETLQLLRERGIDCRVVFPMAGSMGYDMVRAAGFDVTIVRYTSSVSRGTPIIKRRLRNGFNRLAAVRLAALARGWGSDLIYSNTLSIAVGALAARTAHIPHVWHIREFGQEDHGWTFDFGMPNMVDWIAGSEGVVANSRAVARKFAGLTQRPDIAVVHNAVSLRESDGSAAVAIQPLPADVTFRCTIAGRFMEGKGQIEAVEAIAELRRRGVQAGLWLVGDGDASYRAKIVATIAARQLVNYVRVVGYVPNPLPYLRAADAVLVCSRAEALGRATVEGMLASKPVVATASGGTPELIDDGRTGLLYPPGDVAALADRLAWLAGDATRRATIGRAAAEHARVAFAPQRYGDELVAALKRAVAVTANGS, from the coding sequence ATGATCGTTACCTGTCTGTCCTTCTACACCGGCCAAGGGGCCTGGGGCGCCGACCACTCGTTCGTCGAGACGCTTCAGTTGTTGCGCGAGCGCGGCATCGATTGCCGCGTCGTCTTCCCCATGGCCGGGAGCATGGGGTACGACATGGTGCGGGCGGCAGGGTTCGACGTGACGATCGTCCGGTACACGTCGTCGGTCTCGCGTGGGACGCCGATCATAAAGCGACGCCTGCGGAACGGTTTCAACCGGCTGGCAGCCGTGCGCTTAGCCGCATTGGCACGCGGATGGGGCAGCGACCTGATCTACAGCAACACCCTCAGCATTGCCGTCGGAGCGCTGGCAGCGCGGACCGCGCACATTCCGCACGTCTGGCACATCCGGGAATTCGGGCAGGAAGACCACGGGTGGACGTTCGACTTCGGCATGCCCAACATGGTAGATTGGATCGCCGGCTCAGAGGGGGTGGTTGCCAACAGTCGGGCAGTTGCCCGCAAATTCGCCGGTCTGACCCAACGTCCGGACATCGCGGTCGTCCACAACGCGGTCAGCCTGCGCGAGTCCGATGGTTCCGCTGCGGTCGCGATCCAGCCCCTACCGGCGGACGTGACGTTTCGCTGCACCATCGCGGGGCGCTTCATGGAAGGCAAGGGTCAGATCGAAGCGGTCGAGGCGATCGCGGAACTGCGGCGGCGCGGGGTGCAGGCGGGGCTCTGGCTGGTGGGGGACGGCGACGCGTCTTATCGTGCCAAGATCGTCGCTACCATCGCTGCCCGACAATTGGTTAATTATGTGCGGGTCGTGGGTTACGTCCCAAATCCGTTGCCCTATCTGCGTGCGGCCGACGCGGTTTTGGTCTGTTCGCGTGCGGAGGCATTGGGTCGGGCGACGGTAGAGGGTATGCTGGCGAGCAAACCGGTCGTCGCCACCGCCAGTGGTGGGACGCCGGAGTTGATCGACGACGGTCGCACGGGGTTGTTATACCCACCGGGCGACGTCGCGGCGCTGGCAGATCGGTTGGCTTGGCTTGCCGGTGACGCGACACGGCGTGCCACGATTGGTCGGGCCGCTGCCGAACATGCGAGGGTCGCGTTCGCGCCGCAGCGTTACGGTGACGAACTGGTCGCCGCCTTGAAGCGGGCCGTTGCGGTGACCGCAAACGGTTCGTAA